In a single window of the Prochlorococcus marinus XMU1412 genome:
- the thiD gene encoding bifunctional hydroxymethylpyrimidine kinase/phosphomethylpyrimidine kinase yields MYSKIALSIGGSDSGGGAGIQADLRTFMALKVHGCSVITCITAQNSIEVTCVQPVEKNTLLNQLDTLFADFGIDALKTGMLLNERIINDTASKLNTYKITKIIDPVMVTRTGSKLLEDSAINAYKKLLLPIADLVTPNIYEANLLSDLEIRSKEDIENSARKIISLGAKAVLIKGGGLKDMKGKDFFLDLNGRKEWLFNNFINTKNTHGSGCTLSAAICGYKALGFDLLDSIQKAKLFVEKSLDNSYQIGSGPGPLGHH; encoded by the coding sequence ATCCAGGCTGACTTAAGAACTTTCATGGCCCTTAAAGTGCATGGATGTTCTGTTATTACATGTATTACAGCACAAAATAGTATAGAGGTTACATGCGTTCAACCAGTAGAGAAGAATACTTTATTAAATCAGTTAGATACTTTATTTGCTGATTTTGGTATTGATGCTTTAAAAACTGGAATGTTATTAAATGAAAGGATAATTAATGATACTGCTTCAAAATTAAATACATATAAAATAACCAAAATTATTGACCCAGTAATGGTTACAAGAACTGGTTCTAAATTACTGGAAGATTCTGCTATTAATGCTTATAAAAAACTCTTATTACCAATTGCTGATTTGGTAACTCCAAATATTTATGAAGCAAATCTACTTTCTGATTTAGAAATAAGGAGTAAAGAAGATATCGAAAATTCAGCAAGAAAAATTATTAGTCTTGGAGCTAAAGCGGTACTTATAAAAGGTGGCGGTTTAAAAGATATGAAAGGGAAGGATTTTTTCCTTGACTTAAATGGTAGAAAAGAGTGGCTATTTAATAATTTTATAAATACAAAAAATACTCACGGTAGCGGCTGTACTTTGAGTGCTGCTATTTGTGGTTACAAGGCTTTAGGTTTTGATCTATTAGATTCTATACAAAAAGCGAAATTATTTGTTGAGAAATCTTTAGACAATTCTTATCAAATAGGCTCTGGCCCTGGTCCCTTAGGCCATCATTAA
- a CDS encoding cupin domain-containing protein yields MNPNKKNIEIIKQFNLSPHPEGGWFREIVRSENSLIREDGQSRNFITGIYYLLERDAKSAWHRVKNADEIWIYLRGDPLNLWCLDNDNKLIRNLILDSNNPVEMIPSGCWQAAKSTGEFTLVSCCVGPGFDFKDFELLRNTNHTSRLDKAINDLI; encoded by the coding sequence GTGAATCCTAATAAAAAAAACATAGAAATAATTAAACAATTCAATTTATCTCCTCATCCTGAGGGTGGATGGTTTAGAGAGATAGTAAGGAGTGAAAATTCTCTAATAAGGGAAGATGGCCAAAGTAGAAACTTTATTACGGGAATTTATTATCTTTTGGAGAGAGATGCAAAAAGTGCTTGGCACAGAGTAAAAAATGCTGATGAAATTTGGATTTATCTAAGGGGCGACCCTCTGAATTTATGGTGCCTAGATAATGATAATAAGTTAATAAGAAATTTAATTTTAGATTCCAATAATCCAGTAGAAATGATCCCATCTGGATGTTGGCAAGCTGCAAAAAGTACAGGCGAATTTACTTTAGTGAGTTGTTGTGTTGGCCCCGGCTTTGATTTTAAGGATTTTGAATTACTCAGAAATACAAATCATACTTCTAGATTGGATAAAGCAATTAATGATCTTATTTGA
- a CDS encoding phosphoenolpyruvate carboxykinase, producing the protein MNQNSVKTIGINDEPRKDSCLVYVNQADGLKGILDRDFNEWSNFDSWESISVQQWIFSRALEVFRGKKIDIKCDCCENNTLIPNDFESIKKEKCFGKKSAYMIEKVVDEIVLAKARRESDGTYSA; encoded by the coding sequence ATGAATCAAAATTCTGTCAAAACAATTGGTATTAATGATGAACCAAGAAAAGATTCATGCTTAGTATATGTAAATCAGGCTGATGGCTTAAAAGGCATCCTTGATAGGGATTTTAATGAATGGTCGAATTTTGATAGTTGGGAAAGTATTTCAGTTCAGCAATGGATTTTTTCTAGAGCTTTAGAGGTTTTCAGAGGTAAGAAAATTGATATTAAATGCGACTGTTGTGAAAATAATACTTTAATCCCAAATGATTTTGAGAGTATTAAAAAAGAAAAATGTTTTGGTAAAAAAAGTGCTTATATGATTGAAAAAGTTGTAGATGAAATTGTATTAGCTAAGGCGAGAAGAGAAAGTGATGGAACATATTCTGCGTAA
- a CDS encoding DUF3764 family protein yields the protein MTIETTVFTFKLSNTFEEWVKMFDSPEIDEFHKTVGLTPLYRGKSLIDPKEVIVIHQAEEGVAKHVFSDPETIKNIESGGHIYSTTKITSWVSD from the coding sequence ATGACTATTGAAACTACTGTTTTCACCTTTAAACTTTCAAATACATTTGAGGAGTGGGTAAAAATGTTTGATAGTCCAGAGATAGATGAATTTCATAAAACGGTAGGACTTACTCCTCTATATCGTGGCAAAAGTTTAATTGATCCAAAAGAAGTTATTGTTATTCATCAAGCTGAAGAAGGTGTGGCTAAGCATGTTTTTTCAGATCCTGAAACCATTAAGAATATAGAATCTGGAGGACATATTTATAGCACAACGAAAATCACAAGTTGGGTTTCTGATTAG
- a CDS encoding DUF6891 domain-containing protein yields MPLGIDKKLSVNVALNIVELQKSLSKLEKEKNFYIDCGAWEMWRDAIQDAREYGKDKKFVVFTQAEEERAHKEKAMCLGFGLGKENPSLDETRIIGKEVYTFLKSEGFEIVWDEDPDSYIIIVLDKDLQNHEDPFDLILGIHVPDEDAIKEKMKNLGFYTAPNLFNKCLNIGLIFNDDESVWDVLKRNTFDWKDILRYSIYLENEEDQIDIMPDWDFYADWLDNYLELSENKPIQQIPNSEEVTRIIKILYLNKKINEATLQCFTIVAEGLKSKELLEEKEEFFDDISSVDSFKNQIKGGLTPLEGEIEVWEVIKKRFKIGESLKYRDLTEFLDDLNYEIMLKVFNGSIKEKFTKMKPVSVNAFFIHLYCYSNEVCTYFHEKKISSATYSAITIFLDDSDPDAHGLDETFLEEEFPALFDWVSTEEGILDYLETRYHEAVDDPLEGDDETWLFYIGNSSSCPYKNYQEFKSELDINMILKIFKKCWERSCKYEYPKGRQLTKDFPEFKTDFSNYKKLKGEELLGKIEKDILPRYENIKSYGYNSTNKNSDDIALVEDFFIEHTKALKNKKNSGFEIPDYEFPAEWKIGKLPRGKYLIGDFEKVLRIADKKIVNELKSFEKQNDVPDDEYFLSPYNFEEFLKKEKGIDPNEGVIKLSSDRQFIMIAPGVDESSFSDDNGGRYFQSSNCIICIKVDDNYINKEANINSYVFENDFECSYFENYDILKLGDLHVYSDY; encoded by the coding sequence ATGCCTTTAGGAATAGATAAAAAATTGAGTGTGAATGTTGCTCTAAATATTGTGGAACTTCAAAAATCTCTCTCAAAGCTAGAAAAAGAAAAAAACTTTTACATAGATTGCGGAGCTTGGGAGATGTGGCGTGATGCTATTCAAGATGCAAGAGAATACGGTAAAGATAAAAAATTTGTAGTATTCACTCAAGCAGAAGAAGAGAGGGCACATAAAGAAAAAGCAATGTGTCTGGGTTTTGGTTTAGGTAAAGAAAATCCATCACTTGATGAAACAAGAATTATTGGAAAAGAAGTCTACACATTTTTGAAATCTGAAGGGTTTGAAATTGTATGGGACGAAGATCCTGATTCTTATATAATAATTGTCTTGGACAAAGACTTACAAAATCATGAAGACCCATTTGATTTGATTTTGGGAATTCATGTACCTGATGAAGATGCTATTAAAGAGAAGATGAAGAATTTAGGTTTCTATACCGCTCCAAATCTTTTTAACAAATGTCTTAATATTGGTTTAATTTTTAATGATGATGAGTCTGTATGGGATGTTTTAAAAAGAAATACATTCGATTGGAAAGACATACTTAGATATTCAATCTATTTGGAAAATGAAGAAGATCAGATTGATATTATGCCTGATTGGGATTTTTATGCAGATTGGTTAGATAATTATTTAGAACTTTCTGAAAATAAACCTATCCAACAAATTCCTAACTCAGAAGAGGTCACTAGGATTATAAAAATTCTTTATTTGAACAAAAAAATTAATGAAGCCACGCTTCAATGCTTCACAATAGTTGCTGAAGGTCTTAAAAGTAAGGAACTACTTGAAGAAAAAGAAGAATTTTTTGATGATATATCATCTGTTGATTCATTTAAAAATCAAATAAAAGGAGGTCTAACCCCCTTAGAAGGGGAAATTGAAGTTTGGGAAGTGATCAAGAAAAGATTCAAAATTGGGGAATCGCTGAAATATAGAGATTTGACAGAATTTTTAGATGATCTCAACTACGAAATAATGCTGAAAGTATTTAATGGTTCTATTAAAGAAAAATTTACAAAAATGAAACCAGTTTCCGTTAACGCTTTCTTTATACATTTGTATTGTTATTCAAATGAAGTTTGTACATATTTTCATGAAAAAAAGATTTCATCTGCAACATATTCAGCAATCACAATTTTTCTAGATGATTCTGATCCTGATGCTCATGGACTAGATGAAACTTTTTTAGAAGAAGAATTTCCTGCTTTATTTGATTGGGTTAGTACTGAAGAGGGAATACTGGATTATTTAGAAACTAGATACCATGAAGCTGTTGATGACCCATTAGAAGGAGATGATGAAACATGGTTATTTTATATAGGTAATAGTTCAAGTTGTCCTTATAAAAACTATCAAGAATTTAAGTCGGAACTTGATATAAATATGATTTTGAAAATTTTTAAAAAGTGTTGGGAAAGATCATGCAAATATGAATATCCAAAAGGAAGACAATTAACAAAAGACTTCCCCGAATTTAAAACAGATTTTTCTAATTATAAAAAACTTAAAGGCGAAGAATTACTTGGAAAAATTGAAAAAGATATTCTTCCAAGATATGAAAATATTAAATCATATGGATATAATTCAACCAATAAGAATAGTGATGATATTGCTCTAGTGGAAGACTTTTTTATAGAACATACTAAAGCTTTAAAAAATAAAAAAAATAGTGGGTTTGAAATACCTGACTACGAATTCCCGGCTGAATGGAAAATTGGCAAACTACCTAGAGGAAAATATCTTATTGGAGATTTTGAGAAGGTTTTACGTATTGCTGATAAAAAAATAGTGAACGAATTAAAATCATTTGAAAAACAAAATGATGTTCCTGATGATGAATATTTTTTGTCCCCATATAATTTTGAAGAATTTTTAAAAAAAGAAAAAGGTATAGATCCTAATGAAGGAGTTATTAAATTAAGTTCTGATAGGCAATTTATAATGATAGCTCCTGGTGTAGATGAAAGTAGTTTTAGTGATGATAATGGTGGAAGATATTTTCAAAGTTCAAATTGTATTATTTGTATAAAAGTAGATGATAATTACATTAATAAAGAAGCGAATATAAACTCATATGTTTTTGAAAATGATTTTGAATGCTCTTACTTTGAAAATTATGATATTTTAAAACTTGGCGACCTCCATGTTTATTCAGATTATTAG
- a CDS encoding PD-(D/E)XK nuclease family protein, with product MIDLKRNSKKEPVKATGLRTRASSSYSPNQKDDFKISRGRFSNFLTCKRCFYLDRVKGLDPPGTPGWTLNETTDLLLKKEFDYCRERQIPHRLFIENDLSHLVPFDHPEIDDWRNSLHKGLMLRHKDTNIILTGGVDDIWQHNITKELIVVDYKSQAKLGRVDKQDYLDDPYHEGYKIQMDFYAYLLKGMGFDVHKTAYFLVCNAKRDDEEFNKRMNFDEYLVPYDWNIDWIEEEIDSMVSLMNSDQIPEPNLSCKNCAYSEQYAKLVCNPVKDDSEEIQGNLF from the coding sequence ATGATAGATCTGAAAAGAAATAGTAAAAAAGAACCTGTAAAAGCAACTGGATTAAGGACAAGAGCATCTTCGTCTTATTCTCCTAATCAGAAAGATGATTTCAAAATAAGTAGAGGAAGGTTTTCTAATTTTTTAACCTGTAAAAGATGTTTTTACCTGGATAGAGTAAAAGGTTTAGACCCCCCTGGAACGCCCGGATGGACTTTAAATGAGACAACTGATTTGCTTTTAAAAAAAGAATTTGATTATTGCCGAGAAAGACAAATTCCACATAGATTATTTATCGAAAATGATTTAAGTCATTTAGTTCCTTTTGATCATCCTGAGATAGATGATTGGCGTAATTCTCTTCACAAAGGATTGATGCTTCGTCATAAGGATACAAATATCATTTTGACTGGAGGAGTTGATGACATCTGGCAGCACAATATTACAAAGGAATTAATAGTTGTTGATTATAAATCTCAGGCAAAACTTGGAAGAGTAGATAAACAGGATTATCTTGATGATCCATATCATGAGGGTTATAAAATTCAAATGGATTTCTATGCTTATCTTCTTAAGGGGATGGGATTTGATGTTCATAAAACAGCTTATTTTTTAGTTTGTAATGCAAAAAGAGATGACGAGGAATTTAATAAAAGAATGAATTTTGATGAATATTTAGTTCCCTATGATTGGAATATTGATTGGATTGAAGAAGAAATAGATTCAATGGTTTCTTTAATGAATAGTGATCAGATCCCGGAACCAAATCTATCCTGTAAAAATTGTGCTTATTCCGAGCAATATGCCAAGTTAGTTTGTAATCCAGTGAAAGATGATAGTGAAGAGATTCAGGGAAATCTTTTTTAG
- a CDS encoding ribose ABC transporter ATP-binding protein: MKRLLLVTIIFLFPFYAQAGFPEGENGYDLKKIEESFRLPCDEIGNDDCIARALGVGACTWVFGINKDKEPAEALKIADNVLIALLKGNNLDLKSMLEKDGLIKNNIKKEATYRINFCREETKKAIPKLVKKLPEGVVLDEERIENLTSVFPLQYLSMFEQFSK; encoded by the coding sequence ATGAAACGCTTACTTCTTGTCACAATAATATTTTTATTTCCTTTTTACGCTCAAGCTGGCTTCCCAGAAGGTGAGAATGGATATGATCTAAAAAAAATTGAAGAGTCTTTTAGATTACCCTGTGATGAGATTGGAAATGATGATTGCATAGCAAGAGCATTGGGTGTCGGTGCCTGTACCTGGGTATTTGGAATCAACAAAGATAAAGAGCCTGCGGAAGCTTTAAAAATTGCAGATAATGTTTTAATTGCTCTCCTGAAAGGAAATAATCTTGATTTAAAATCAATGCTTGAAAAAGATGGATTAATTAAAAATAATATTAAAAAAGAAGCCACTTACAGAATTAATTTTTGCAGAGAAGAGACAAAAAAAGCTATCCCAAAGTTAGTAAAGAAATTGCCGGAGGGTGTTGTATTGGATGAAGAGAGAATAGAAAATTTAACCAGCGTCTTTCCTCTGCAATATTTAAGTATGTTTGAGCAATTTAGCAAATAA
- a CDS encoding tetratricopeptide repeat protein, with protein MKIYPLLFSIFLAASPTIFSNKSKAKSITTDTNKSIEYNFEGDKKIYFYDDHKGAIKDYTESLKFNPKNTYALFNRANSKSELKDYEGAVNDLNLLLSIDPGNGAAVYNRARANANLRRNISAIKDYSRAISKDIELQYSFFNRAILKEMIGDAQGACNDWRKGIEKGNKRAKNVFAENCLPSNFAKFEVKTKNKLLMRRARERNLSGDRRGACEDYQLAKNNGYVPPKEYKLFYKVITDPYCFLRTL; from the coding sequence ATGAAAATTTACCCTTTACTTTTCTCAATTTTTTTGGCCGCAAGTCCAACAATATTTAGCAACAAATCCAAAGCAAAAAGTATTACTACTGATACAAATAAATCAATAGAATATAACTTCGAAGGCGACAAGAAAATATACTTTTATGATGATCATAAAGGGGCAATAAAAGACTATACAGAGTCTTTGAAATTCAATCCAAAGAATACCTATGCATTATTCAATAGAGCAAATTCAAAAAGTGAATTGAAAGATTATGAAGGTGCTGTAAATGATCTCAACTTACTTTTATCAATTGATCCTGGCAATGGAGCTGCTGTCTACAATCGTGCAAGAGCTAATGCAAATTTAAGAAGAAACATAAGTGCTATTAAAGATTATTCAAGGGCGATTTCAAAAGATATAGAACTTCAATATTCATTCTTCAATAGAGCGATTCTTAAAGAAATGATTGGGGATGCTCAGGGAGCATGTAATGACTGGAGGAAAGGGATTGAGAAAGGAAATAAAAGAGCAAAAAATGTTTTCGCAGAGAATTGTCTGCCCAGCAATTTTGCAAAGTTCGAAGTAAAAACTAAAAATAAATTACTAATGCGAAGAGCAAGAGAAAGAAATCTTTCAGGAGATAGACGGGGGGCCTGTGAAGATTATCAATTGGCGAAAAATAATGGATATGTTCCACCAAAAGAATATAAACTCTTTTATAAGGTTATTACTGACCCCTACTGTTTCCTTCGGACCCTTTAA
- a CDS encoding tetratricopeptide repeat protein has translation MKIYHFIIATSLAIPSLIFSPNAEAHKHFNKVKNISSSEKITGNGYEILKEKNYIHASEKLSEALKINPKNKFALLLRAYSKKELKDYRSALKDLNTILKIDSEYNAAVALRAWVNIKLRNYTEAIDDYSKLIAYDLMLKDSYGNRGFLKEIMNDNEGACSDWQKGGLLGNKKASLAFENHC, from the coding sequence ATGAAAATTTACCATTTTATAATTGCAACTTCATTAGCAATTCCATCTCTTATATTTTCTCCAAATGCAGAAGCTCATAAACATTTTAATAAAGTCAAAAATATTTCTTCATCTGAAAAAATAACAGGCAATGGGTATGAGATCTTAAAAGAAAAAAATTATATTCATGCAAGTGAAAAATTATCAGAAGCGTTAAAAATTAATCCTAAAAATAAGTTTGCCTTACTTTTGAGAGCATATTCAAAAAAGGAATTAAAAGATTATAGAAGTGCCTTAAAAGATTTAAATACAATTTTAAAAATCGATTCAGAATATAATGCCGCAGTAGCTCTTAGGGCATGGGTCAATATTAAGTTGCGAAATTATACGGAGGCGATTGATGATTATTCAAAATTAATAGCATACGATCTAATGCTTAAAGATTCATATGGAAATAGGGGATTTCTAAAAGAGATAATGAATGACAATGAAGGAGCATGCTCAGACTGGCAAAAAGGAGGTTTGCTTGGTAATAAAAAAGCATCTTTGGCTTTTGAAAATCATTGTTGA
- a CDS encoding SIMPL domain-containing protein, whose translation MKIIKRLRSLPGDSLDVIRRTPPLVFAMAVLSLGGFIGASTVLVRGFRTVENTITVTGASTESFESDIAKWSVQVKTSGTTQIDSFTKHKQSINKTMEFLKANGIEDSLKQDVYIGPASISEYKTKHPKTNEIIRTEWITYQNIEIESRDVYNIQKTHSQITELLGKGVRVKPSRPEFTYSKLADKRVDMLAKAAKDARIRAEAIALQAGSEVGGLKRVNTGVFQITVPNSTKVSSWGSYDTSTIKKDITAVMGVTFAVK comes from the coding sequence ATGAAAATTATTAAGAGACTCAGGTCGCTGCCAGGCGATTCTTTGGACGTTATACGCCGTACACCGCCCCTTGTTTTCGCAATGGCTGTCTTATCTCTCGGGGGATTTATAGGCGCTTCCACGGTCCTTGTGAGAGGGTTCAGAACAGTTGAGAATACTATCACTGTTACCGGTGCAAGTACTGAAAGTTTCGAGAGTGATATCGCAAAATGGTCAGTCCAGGTAAAGACATCAGGTACAACTCAGATTGACTCATTTACCAAGCATAAGCAGTCCATTAATAAGACAATGGAGTTCCTTAAAGCCAATGGAATTGAGGACAGTTTAAAGCAGGATGTTTATATTGGACCCGCGAGTATCAGTGAATATAAAACCAAGCATCCCAAGACTAATGAAATCATTAGAACTGAATGGATTACTTATCAGAATATTGAGATTGAAAGTAGGGATGTTTATAACATCCAGAAGACCCATAGTCAGATAACAGAATTGCTTGGAAAAGGGGTAAGGGTGAAACCAAGTCGTCCTGAATTCACCTATTCAAAGCTGGCTGATAAACGCGTTGACATGCTTGCGAAGGCGGCAAAGGATGCACGAATCAGAGCTGAGGCAATTGCGCTTCAGGCAGGATCTGAAGTAGGTGGTTTAAAGAGAGTGAACACCGGTGTTTTTCAGATAACTGTTCCGAACTCCACGAAGGTGAGTAGCTGGGGTTCTTATGACACTTCAACTATCAAGAAAGATATCACTGCCGTAATGGGGGTAACTTTCGCAGTTAAGTAG
- a CDS encoding very short patch repair endonuclease encodes MSSEVIHEVSEQRSRNMSAIKSKNTKPEITVRKLLHSMGYRFRLHKKDLPGSPDIVLPKYKTVIFVHGCFWHRHQNCKYASNPKTRREFWEKKFKENIERDKKTQEKLKNLGWKTNIVWECEVKNREILFLKLEEILRKK; translated from the coding sequence ATGAGTAGTGAAGTAATTCATGAGGTGAGTGAGCAGAGATCAAGGAATATGTCTGCAATAAAGTCGAAGAATACAAAGCCAGAAATCACTGTAAGAAAACTTCTCCATTCAATGGGATATAGATTCAGATTACATAAAAAAGATTTACCGGGTTCTCCTGATATTGTTCTGCCAAAATATAAAACAGTAATTTTTGTGCATGGATGTTTTTGGCATAGACATCAAAATTGTAAGTATGCCTCTAATCCAAAAACTAGGAGAGAATTCTGGGAAAAAAAGTTTAAAGAAAATATTGAGAGAGATAAAAAAACTCAAGAAAAGTTAAAAAATTTAGGTTGGAAAACAAACATTGTTTGGGAATGTGAAGTTAAAAATAGAGAAATATTATTCCTTAAGTTAGAAGAGATTTTAAGGAAAAAATAA
- a CDS encoding AIPR family protein, translating into MEQTLEDFHSQLRNEILVEAESSNELTEDAFFYFFSEDLIKAEVIPTADRCFFDKPGLKIDGYGGNPIDDEGTLSLIVCDFSNQEEIVSINRAEIDSMCKKAINFISKSLDPNFREELDMTSTEFGLSDLISTTWDQIQKIKIVFITNKSLNIRNRDFDPIPINGIHAEFVPWDVNRFYDLMISGKEKEEIIINLAEYGGSITALNASSANNDFESYLCIMPGYTLAKIFKAWGSRLLEQNVRVFLQAKGKVNKGIRSTIEQNPNMFFSYNNGITATASNIKKDFNSTSEKGGLFISSITNFQIVNGGQTTASVHEAIKRGFEENLKDIQIQMKLSVISNESRAEEIVPKISEYANSQNKVNHIDFTSNNKFHVDMENYSRKILAPQKTGTTIQSRWFYERARGQYNQEKALLKSTGEKKKFDALNPKNQKVTKDQLAIVINTFLCKPDLVSKGSQKCYIEFTQAFTKKQESEEGNKTFFDETFFKYSMAKVLIFRRFDELVKKADWYAEGYKRNIVAYGIAKLLHTIKRKNKAINYNNIWKSQSLNQELENTLLEVGREAVIHLTEAERPKNAPLNTGEYAKSLDCWELFKKVQINLSEDFENTLLNKEEEKSLLKEASKKQKLDNQLETENYIVSLGPDYWKKVLKFCMQKRIISPRDQNLLYKAIQVSFVPVDWQYPRLIKIIERAKDSGFQN; encoded by the coding sequence ATGGAACAAACCTTAGAGGATTTTCACTCTCAATTAAGAAATGAAATATTAGTTGAAGCAGAAAGCAGCAACGAACTAACAGAAGATGCATTCTTTTATTTTTTTTCTGAAGACTTAATAAAAGCAGAAGTTATTCCAACTGCAGATAGATGTTTTTTTGATAAACCCGGATTAAAGATAGATGGTTATGGTGGCAATCCAATTGATGATGAAGGAACTTTAAGTTTAATTGTTTGTGATTTTTCAAATCAAGAAGAAATAGTTTCAATTAACAGAGCTGAAATTGACTCAATGTGTAAAAAAGCAATTAATTTCATCTCCAAATCATTAGATCCAAATTTCAGAGAAGAATTGGATATGACAAGTACTGAATTTGGATTGTCAGATCTTATTTCTACGACTTGGGATCAAATACAAAAAATAAAAATAGTTTTTATTACAAATAAATCTTTAAATATTAGAAATAGAGATTTTGATCCAATTCCAATAAATGGTATCCATGCAGAATTTGTACCTTGGGATGTCAATCGATTTTATGACCTAATGATTTCAGGTAAAGAAAAAGAGGAAATCATTATTAATCTAGCCGAATATGGCGGCTCTATAACTGCTCTTAATGCATCCAGTGCCAATAATGATTTTGAAAGTTATCTTTGCATAATGCCAGGATATACTCTTGCAAAAATTTTTAAAGCTTGGGGTAGCAGATTATTAGAACAAAATGTACGTGTCTTTTTACAGGCAAAGGGAAAAGTTAATAAAGGAATAAGGTCTACCATTGAGCAAAACCCAAACATGTTTTTTAGTTATAACAATGGCATTACTGCGACTGCATCAAATATAAAAAAAGACTTTAATTCAACTTCTGAAAAAGGAGGTCTTTTTATATCTTCAATAACTAATTTTCAAATAGTTAATGGAGGGCAAACTACCGCATCGGTTCATGAAGCTATCAAAAGAGGTTTCGAAGAAAACTTAAAAGATATTCAAATTCAAATGAAGTTATCAGTTATATCTAACGAAAGTCGAGCAGAAGAAATAGTCCCAAAAATTTCCGAATATGCAAATAGCCAAAATAAAGTAAATCATATTGACTTCACCTCAAATAATAAATTCCACGTGGATATGGAGAATTATTCAAGAAAAATTTTAGCTCCTCAAAAAACAGGCACTACAATACAATCTAGATGGTTTTATGAGAGAGCAAGAGGACAATACAATCAAGAAAAAGCATTGTTAAAATCTACGGGAGAAAAGAAAAAATTTGATGCATTAAATCCAAAGAATCAAAAGGTAACTAAAGACCAATTAGCAATAGTAATAAATACATTTTTATGCAAGCCTGATTTAGTAAGTAAAGGATCACAAAAATGCTATATAGAATTTACTCAAGCGTTTACTAAAAAACAGGAGAGTGAAGAAGGTAATAAGACATTTTTCGATGAAACATTTTTTAAATATTCAATGGCCAAAGTACTCATTTTTAGACGTTTTGATGAATTAGTAAAAAAAGCAGATTGGTATGCAGAAGGTTATAAAAGAAATATAGTTGCCTATGGAATTGCAAAATTATTACACACAATAAAGAGGAAAAACAAAGCGATAAATTACAACAATATTTGGAAATCTCAATCCTTGAATCAAGAATTAGAAAATACACTTCTAGAGGTGGGACGTGAAGCAGTAATACATCTCACTGAAGCAGAACGTCCCAAAAATGCTCCACTTAATACAGGAGAATATGCAAAGAGTTTAGATTGCTGGGAATTATTTAAAAAAGTACAAATAAATTTAAGTGAAGATTTTGAAAATACTTTATTAAATAAAGAAGAAGAAAAAAGTTTACTTAAAGAAGCATCAAAAAAACAAAAGTTAGATAACCAGCTTGAGACTGAAAATTATATCGTAAGTTTAGGTCCGGATTACTGGAAAAAAGTTCTCAAGTTTTGTATGCAAAAAAGAATAATTTCTCCTAGAGATCAGAATTTATTATATAAAGCAATTCAGGTAAGCTTTGTACCAGTTGATTGGCAATATCCCAGATTGATAAAAATCATTGAAAGAGCTAAAGATAGTGGATTTCAAAATTAA